In a genomic window of Salvelinus fontinalis isolate EN_2023a chromosome 7, ASM2944872v1, whole genome shotgun sequence:
- the LOC129859181 gene encoding regulator of MON1-CCZ1 complex-like isoform X3 has product MSEEHYLELCENPVQFENASSVNNVFFDEANKQVFAVRSGGATGVVVKGPDDKNSVAFRMDDKGEVKCIKFSIGNKILAVQRTPKSVDFISFIPDYPHLECSQECKMKNANILGFCWTNWNEIVFITDQGIEFYQVLPDKRSLKLLKSQSVNVNWYMYCPETAVILLSTTAQGNVLQPFAFKSGTMSKMPKFEIELPGVPKPAKLNLTERDIAVATIYGQLYVMYLKHHSRTTDSPCAEVVLYQLPREGSCKKTNVLKLNTTGKFALNVVDNLVVVHHQSSQTSIIFDIKLREPDCALNVHQPVLPGRSIHPYRIPLTGPAAVPTQPPVPCELYSSSWSVFQPDIIISASEGYLWYLQVKLPLTVNLLQDKGKLMDFLLRRRDCKMVILSVCAQMLNRGDKGGLPVVATVFDKLNQVYKEYLEAEQTYTVATESGPSRGSAARERPVRTQAVIDQSDMYTHVLSSFSEKKDTCHKFIIAVLMEYIRSLNQVQITVQHYLYELVIKMLVQHNLFYMLHQFLQYHVLSDSKPLVNQQLLHTAQLFPGLFAAVSRKHIPPCTPALPGYVEETVHSQ; this is encoded by the exons ATGAGTGAGGAACACTACCTTGAACTTTGTGAAAACCCTGTGCAATTTGAAAATGCGTCAAGCGTCAACAATGTGTTTTTCGACGAAGCGAATAAACAG GTGTTTGCAGTACGATCAGGGGGTGCCACTGGGGTTGTGGTTAAAGGACCAGATGACAAAAACTCAGTTGCCTTCAG AATGGATGACAAAGGAGAGGTGAAGTGCATTAAGTTTTCGATCGGAAATAAGATTTTGGCTGTCCAGAGAACACCAAAATCTGTG GATTTCATAAGCTTCATACCGGATTATCCGCATTTGGAATGCTCCCAGGAATGTAAG ATGAAGAATGCCAATATTTTGGGCTTCTGTTGGACCAACTGGAATGAAATCGTTTTCATCACTGACCAGGGAATTGAGTTCTACCAG GTGCTTCCTGACAAACGCAGCCTGAAGCTGCTGAAGAGTCAGAGCGTCAATGTGAACTGGTACATGTACTGTCCTGAGACTGCAGTCATCCTGCTCTCTACCACCGCCCAGGGAAACGTGCTGCAGCCGTTTGCCTTCAAA AGTGGGACCATGTCTAAAATGCCCAAGTTTGAGATTGAGCTTCCAGGGGTTCCCAAGCCAGCCAAGCTCAATCTGACAGAGAGGGACATTGCTGTGGCCACCAT ATACGGTCAGCTGTATGTAATGTATCTGAAGCATCACTCCAGAACTACTGACAGTCCCTGTGCTGAGGTGGTCCTCTATCAGCTACCCAG GGAGGGATCCTGTAAGAAGACCAACGTGTTAAAACTCAACACCACAGGGAAGTTTGCCCTCAACGTGGTGGATAACCTGGTTGTTGTGCATCATCAGAGCTCTCAG ACCTCCATCATATTTGACATCAAGCTGCGGGAGCCTGACTGTGCTCTTAACGTCCATCAGCCTGTGTTGCCTGGTCGCTCCATCCACCCCTACAGGATTCCCCTAACAG GTCCTGCTGCTGTGCCCACCCAGCCTCCGGTGCCTTGTGAGCTCT ACTCCTCATCTTGGAGCGTCTTTCAACCCGATATCATCATCAGTGCAAGCGAAG GGTATCTGTGGTATCTGCAGGTGAAGCTGCCGCTGACCGTCAACCTCCTGCAGGACAAGGGCAAGCTGATGGACTTCCTCCTGCGCAGACGAGACTGCAAGATGGTAATCTTGTCCGTGTGCGCACAAA TGCTCAACAGGGGAGATAAGGGGGGCTTACCAGTGGTGGCCACAGTGTTCGACAAACTCAACCAAGTTTACAAAGAGTACTTGGAGGCAGAGCAGACCTACACTGTG GCTACGGAGTCTGGTCCCAGCCGAGGCAGCGCTGCTCGGGAGAGGCCCGTCCGGACGCAGGCGGTTATCGACCAGTCAGACATGTACACCCACGTCCTGTCCTCCTTCTCTGAGAAAAAG GACACGTGTCACAAGTTTATCATTGCTGTGCTGATGGAGTACATTCGCTCACTCAACCAGGTCCAGATCACCGTCCAG CATTACCTGTATGAGCTGGTCATTAAGATGTTGGTTCAGCACAACCTCTTCTACATGCTCCATCAGTTCCTCCAGTACCACGTCCTCAGCGACTCCAAGCCACTGGTGAATCAGCAATTACTACATACAGCTCAACTATTTCCTG GCCTGTTTGCTGCTGTCTCTAGAAAGCACATACCCCCCTGCACACCAGCTCTCCCTGGATATGTTGAAG agactgTCCACAGCCAATGA
- the LOC129859181 gene encoding regulator of MON1-CCZ1 complex-like isoform X1 — MSEEHYLELCENPVQFENASSVNNVFFDEANKQVFAVRSGGATGVVVKGPDDKNSVAFRMDDKGEVKCIKFSIGNKILAVQRTPKSVDFISFIPDYPHLECSQECKMKNANILGFCWTNWNEIVFITDQGIEFYQVLPDKRSLKLLKSQSVNVNWYMYCPETAVILLSTTAQGNVLQPFAFKSGTMSKMPKFEIELPGVPKPAKLNLTERDIAVATIYGQLYVMYLKHHSRTTDSPCAEVVLYQLPREGSCKKTNVLKLNTTGKFALNVVDNLVVVHHQSSQTSIIFDIKLREPDCALNVHQPVLPGRSIHPYRIPLTGPAAVPTQPPVPCELYSSSWSVFQPDIIISASEGYLWYLQVKLPLTVNLLQDKGKLMDFLLRRRDCKMVILSVCAQMLNRGDKGGLPVVATVFDKLNQVYKEYLEAEQTYTVATESGPSRGSAARERPVRTQAVIDQSDMYTHVLSSFSEKKDTCHKFIIAVLMEYIRSLNQVQITVQHYLYELVIKMLVQHNLFYMLHQFLQYHVLSDSKPLACLLLSLESTYPPAHQLSLDMLKRLSTANDEIVEVLLSRQQVLGALRFIRSVGGHDNISARKFLDAARQTADQMLFYTIFRFFEQRNLRLRGSSSFNPGEHCEEHVVYFKQVFGEQALMKQVTV, encoded by the exons ATGAGTGAGGAACACTACCTTGAACTTTGTGAAAACCCTGTGCAATTTGAAAATGCGTCAAGCGTCAACAATGTGTTTTTCGACGAAGCGAATAAACAG GTGTTTGCAGTACGATCAGGGGGTGCCACTGGGGTTGTGGTTAAAGGACCAGATGACAAAAACTCAGTTGCCTTCAG AATGGATGACAAAGGAGAGGTGAAGTGCATTAAGTTTTCGATCGGAAATAAGATTTTGGCTGTCCAGAGAACACCAAAATCTGTG GATTTCATAAGCTTCATACCGGATTATCCGCATTTGGAATGCTCCCAGGAATGTAAG ATGAAGAATGCCAATATTTTGGGCTTCTGTTGGACCAACTGGAATGAAATCGTTTTCATCACTGACCAGGGAATTGAGTTCTACCAG GTGCTTCCTGACAAACGCAGCCTGAAGCTGCTGAAGAGTCAGAGCGTCAATGTGAACTGGTACATGTACTGTCCTGAGACTGCAGTCATCCTGCTCTCTACCACCGCCCAGGGAAACGTGCTGCAGCCGTTTGCCTTCAAA AGTGGGACCATGTCTAAAATGCCCAAGTTTGAGATTGAGCTTCCAGGGGTTCCCAAGCCAGCCAAGCTCAATCTGACAGAGAGGGACATTGCTGTGGCCACCAT ATACGGTCAGCTGTATGTAATGTATCTGAAGCATCACTCCAGAACTACTGACAGTCCCTGTGCTGAGGTGGTCCTCTATCAGCTACCCAG GGAGGGATCCTGTAAGAAGACCAACGTGTTAAAACTCAACACCACAGGGAAGTTTGCCCTCAACGTGGTGGATAACCTGGTTGTTGTGCATCATCAGAGCTCTCAG ACCTCCATCATATTTGACATCAAGCTGCGGGAGCCTGACTGTGCTCTTAACGTCCATCAGCCTGTGTTGCCTGGTCGCTCCATCCACCCCTACAGGATTCCCCTAACAG GTCCTGCTGCTGTGCCCACCCAGCCTCCGGTGCCTTGTGAGCTCT ACTCCTCATCTTGGAGCGTCTTTCAACCCGATATCATCATCAGTGCAAGCGAAG GGTATCTGTGGTATCTGCAGGTGAAGCTGCCGCTGACCGTCAACCTCCTGCAGGACAAGGGCAAGCTGATGGACTTCCTCCTGCGCAGACGAGACTGCAAGATGGTAATCTTGTCCGTGTGCGCACAAA TGCTCAACAGGGGAGATAAGGGGGGCTTACCAGTGGTGGCCACAGTGTTCGACAAACTCAACCAAGTTTACAAAGAGTACTTGGAGGCAGAGCAGACCTACACTGTG GCTACGGAGTCTGGTCCCAGCCGAGGCAGCGCTGCTCGGGAGAGGCCCGTCCGGACGCAGGCGGTTATCGACCAGTCAGACATGTACACCCACGTCCTGTCCTCCTTCTCTGAGAAAAAG GACACGTGTCACAAGTTTATCATTGCTGTGCTGATGGAGTACATTCGCTCACTCAACCAGGTCCAGATCACCGTCCAG CATTACCTGTATGAGCTGGTCATTAAGATGTTGGTTCAGCACAACCTCTTCTACATGCTCCATCAGTTCCTCCAGTACCACGTCCTCAGCGACTCCAAGCCACTG GCCTGTTTGCTGCTGTCTCTAGAAAGCACATACCCCCCTGCACACCAGCTCTCCCTGGATATGTTGAAG agactgTCCACAGCCAATGATGAGATCGTGGAGGTGCTCCTGTCCAGACAGCAAGTGCTGGGTGCACTGCGCTTCATCCGCAGCGTGGGTGGCCACGACAACATCTCCGCCCGCAAGTTCCTGGACGCGGCACGCCAGACGGCCGACCAGATGCTCTTCTACACCATCTTCCGGTTCTTCGAGCAGAGGAACCTGCGTCTGAGAGGCAGCTCCAGCTTCAACCCAG GTGAGCACTGTGAGGAGCATGTGGTATACTTCAAGCAAGTTTTCGGGGAGCAGGCACTCATGAAGCAAGTAACAGTTTGA
- the LOC129859181 gene encoding regulator of MON1-CCZ1 complex-like isoform X2 has protein sequence MSEEHYLELCENPVQFENASSVNNVFFDEANKQVFAVRSGGATGVVVKGPDDKNSVAFRMDDKGEVKCIKFSIGNKILAVQRTPKSVDFISFIPDYPHLECSQECKMKNANILGFCWTNWNEIVFITDQGIEFYQVLPDKRSLKLLKSQSVNVNWYMYCPETAVILLSTTAQGNVLQPFAFKSGTMSKMPKFEIELPGVPKPAKLNLTERDIAVATIYGQLYVMYLKHHSRTTDSPCAEVVLYQLPREGSCKKTNVLKLNTTGKFALNVVDNLVVVHHQSSQTSIIFDIKLREPDCALNVHQPVLPGRSIHPYRIPLTGPAAVPTQPPVPCELYSSSWSVFQPDIIISASEGYLWYLQVKLPLTVNLLQDKGKLMDFLLRRRDCKMATESGPSRGSAARERPVRTQAVIDQSDMYTHVLSSFSEKKDTCHKFIIAVLMEYIRSLNQVQITVQHYLYELVIKMLVQHNLFYMLHQFLQYHVLSDSKPLACLLLSLESTYPPAHQLSLDMLKRLSTANDEIVEVLLSRQQVLGALRFIRSVGGHDNISARKFLDAARQTADQMLFYTIFRFFEQRNLRLRGSSSFNPGEHCEEHVVYFKQVFGEQALMKQVTV, from the exons ATGAGTGAGGAACACTACCTTGAACTTTGTGAAAACCCTGTGCAATTTGAAAATGCGTCAAGCGTCAACAATGTGTTTTTCGACGAAGCGAATAAACAG GTGTTTGCAGTACGATCAGGGGGTGCCACTGGGGTTGTGGTTAAAGGACCAGATGACAAAAACTCAGTTGCCTTCAG AATGGATGACAAAGGAGAGGTGAAGTGCATTAAGTTTTCGATCGGAAATAAGATTTTGGCTGTCCAGAGAACACCAAAATCTGTG GATTTCATAAGCTTCATACCGGATTATCCGCATTTGGAATGCTCCCAGGAATGTAAG ATGAAGAATGCCAATATTTTGGGCTTCTGTTGGACCAACTGGAATGAAATCGTTTTCATCACTGACCAGGGAATTGAGTTCTACCAG GTGCTTCCTGACAAACGCAGCCTGAAGCTGCTGAAGAGTCAGAGCGTCAATGTGAACTGGTACATGTACTGTCCTGAGACTGCAGTCATCCTGCTCTCTACCACCGCCCAGGGAAACGTGCTGCAGCCGTTTGCCTTCAAA AGTGGGACCATGTCTAAAATGCCCAAGTTTGAGATTGAGCTTCCAGGGGTTCCCAAGCCAGCCAAGCTCAATCTGACAGAGAGGGACATTGCTGTGGCCACCAT ATACGGTCAGCTGTATGTAATGTATCTGAAGCATCACTCCAGAACTACTGACAGTCCCTGTGCTGAGGTGGTCCTCTATCAGCTACCCAG GGAGGGATCCTGTAAGAAGACCAACGTGTTAAAACTCAACACCACAGGGAAGTTTGCCCTCAACGTGGTGGATAACCTGGTTGTTGTGCATCATCAGAGCTCTCAG ACCTCCATCATATTTGACATCAAGCTGCGGGAGCCTGACTGTGCTCTTAACGTCCATCAGCCTGTGTTGCCTGGTCGCTCCATCCACCCCTACAGGATTCCCCTAACAG GTCCTGCTGCTGTGCCCACCCAGCCTCCGGTGCCTTGTGAGCTCT ACTCCTCATCTTGGAGCGTCTTTCAACCCGATATCATCATCAGTGCAAGCGAAG GGTATCTGTGGTATCTGCAGGTGAAGCTGCCGCTGACCGTCAACCTCCTGCAGGACAAGGGCAAGCTGATGGACTTCCTCCTGCGCAGACGAGACTGCAAGATG GCTACGGAGTCTGGTCCCAGCCGAGGCAGCGCTGCTCGGGAGAGGCCCGTCCGGACGCAGGCGGTTATCGACCAGTCAGACATGTACACCCACGTCCTGTCCTCCTTCTCTGAGAAAAAG GACACGTGTCACAAGTTTATCATTGCTGTGCTGATGGAGTACATTCGCTCACTCAACCAGGTCCAGATCACCGTCCAG CATTACCTGTATGAGCTGGTCATTAAGATGTTGGTTCAGCACAACCTCTTCTACATGCTCCATCAGTTCCTCCAGTACCACGTCCTCAGCGACTCCAAGCCACTG GCCTGTTTGCTGCTGTCTCTAGAAAGCACATACCCCCCTGCACACCAGCTCTCCCTGGATATGTTGAAG agactgTCCACAGCCAATGATGAGATCGTGGAGGTGCTCCTGTCCAGACAGCAAGTGCTGGGTGCACTGCGCTTCATCCGCAGCGTGGGTGGCCACGACAACATCTCCGCCCGCAAGTTCCTGGACGCGGCACGCCAGACGGCCGACCAGATGCTCTTCTACACCATCTTCCGGTTCTTCGAGCAGAGGAACCTGCGTCTGAGAGGCAGCTCCAGCTTCAACCCAG GTGAGCACTGTGAGGAGCATGTGGTATACTTCAAGCAAGTTTTCGGGGAGCAGGCACTCATGAAGCAAGTAACAGTTTGA